In Deinococcus aerophilus, one DNA window encodes the following:
- the metH gene encoding methionine synthase encodes MGKATDRNIRAAARERILVLDGAWGTMLQRAALSEADFRFDGADPLRMYRGNFDLLQLTRPDVIRGVHRAYFEAGADIASTNTFNSTVISQADYGTEHLARAMNEQGARLAREVADGFEARDGRPRWVAGAIGPTNRTATLSPDVERPEFRNVTFDDLVAAYTDAAEGLIVGGADLLLLETVFDTLNAKAALFACEEAFARTGKTLPVMLSGTITDASGRTLSGQTPEAFAISTAHARLLSLGLNCALGADLLRPHLRAIAANTEALVSVHPNAGLPNAFGEYDETPEHTAAVLADFAREGLVNIVGGCCGTTPEHIRAIADAVEDIAPRTPAGLPPHLRLSGLEALTVTPELNFVNVGERTNVTGSPRFSKAILAGDYDAGLKIARQQVENGAQIVDINFDEGMLDGEAAMVRFLNLLAGEPDISRVPLMLDSSKWEILEAGLKRVQGKCVVNSISLKDGEEKFLERARLLRRYGAAAVVMAFDEHGQADNLQRRQEITARAYRLLTEEAEFPPQDIIFDPNVLTVATGIEEHDRYALDFIEATRWIKANLPGALVSGGVSNVSFSFRGNNHVREAMHSVFLYHAIRAGLDMGIVNAGMLAVYEDIEPELRNAVEDVILARSPEATENLLALAERYKGVRREAAAQSEWRERPVNERLKHALISGITDFVVEDAEEAYRELGSPLKVIEGPLMDGMNVVGDLFGAGKMFLPQVVKSARVMKRAVAHLTPYMEAEKQEAGGKGKVLLATVKGDVHDIGKNIVGVVLACNGYQVTDLGVMVQTEKILDEATRIGADVIGLSGLITPSLDEMVGVAREMTRRGMTQPLLIGGATTSRAHTAVKIDPAYPGPVVHVLDASRAVTTTADLLADPARVQERVRAEYDALRERHGSREVRLVSLEEARERAPRLPPSPAPAPRQPGRQVIEQPLAGLVDYIDWTPFFIAWEMKGIYPTILSDPLRGEEARKLFDDAQTLLLRVIDEKLLSARGVIGLWPVTRQGDDLVVEAGTHSDTVDHQTHEIAAGREPLPGTATLHTLRQQRDQTTPNTALADFIAGGDGGDHLGAFAVAIHGAEELARAFEADHDDYNAILIKALADRLAEAFAEKLHRDVRVSHWGYAPDETLDNTELIRERYAGIRPAPGYPAQPDHTEKRTLFRLLGAEDVGLELTESCAMTPAAAVSGLYFAHPEARYFAVGRIGRDQVQDYAARKGWTLEEAERWLGPLLAYDPAQQNQPRVTTAPSSYPAGPSPQPAAGGRA; translated from the coding sequence ATGGGGAAAGCGACAGACAGGAACATTCGCGCTGCGGCGCGGGAACGGATTCTGGTGCTGGACGGCGCGTGGGGCACCATGCTGCAGCGGGCCGCACTGAGCGAGGCGGACTTCCGGTTTGACGGAGCCGACCCGCTGCGGATGTACCGGGGCAACTTCGATCTGCTGCAACTGACCCGGCCCGACGTGATCCGTGGGGTTCACCGGGCGTACTTTGAGGCGGGCGCGGATATTGCCAGCACCAACACCTTCAACAGCACGGTCATTTCGCAGGCGGACTACGGTACCGAGCATCTGGCCCGTGCCATGAACGAGCAGGGAGCGCGTCTGGCCCGCGAGGTGGCCGATGGATTTGAGGCCCGGGACGGCCGGCCGCGCTGGGTGGCCGGGGCCATCGGCCCGACGAACCGTACGGCGACCCTCTCGCCGGACGTGGAGCGCCCCGAGTTCCGCAACGTGACCTTTGACGATCTGGTGGCGGCCTATACCGACGCTGCCGAGGGATTGATCGTGGGCGGGGCCGACCTGCTGCTGCTGGAAACGGTGTTCGATACGCTGAACGCCAAGGCGGCGCTGTTCGCCTGTGAGGAGGCCTTCGCGCGCACCGGAAAGACCCTGCCGGTGATGCTCTCGGGCACCATCACCGACGCCTCGGGCCGGACCCTGAGCGGACAGACGCCGGAGGCCTTCGCCATCAGCACCGCCCACGCCCGGCTGCTCAGCCTGGGCCTGAACTGTGCGCTGGGGGCCGACCTGCTGCGGCCCCACCTGCGGGCGATCGCCGCGAATACCGAAGCCCTGGTCTCGGTGCATCCGAACGCCGGGCTGCCCAATGCCTTCGGCGAGTACGACGAGACGCCCGAACACACGGCGGCGGTGCTCGCCGATTTCGCCCGAGAGGGACTGGTCAACATCGTGGGGGGCTGCTGCGGCACCACGCCCGAACACATCCGCGCCATTGCGGACGCGGTGGAAGACATCGCGCCCCGCACGCCTGCTGGCCTCCCTCCCCACCTGCGCCTGAGCGGGCTGGAAGCCCTGACGGTCACCCCCGAACTGAACTTTGTGAATGTGGGCGAGCGAACCAACGTGACCGGCAGCCCGCGCTTTAGCAAGGCGATTCTGGCCGGGGACTACGACGCAGGCCTCAAGATCGCGCGCCAGCAGGTCGAGAACGGCGCACAGATCGTGGATATCAACTTCGACGAGGGCATGCTCGACGGCGAGGCCGCGATGGTCCGGTTCCTGAACCTGCTCGCTGGGGAACCGGACATCAGCCGCGTGCCGCTGATGCTGGATTCCTCCAAGTGGGAGATTCTGGAAGCGGGCCTCAAGCGGGTACAGGGCAAGTGCGTGGTGAACTCCATCTCCCTCAAGGATGGTGAGGAGAAGTTTCTGGAACGGGCGCGACTGCTGCGGCGCTACGGAGCCGCCGCCGTCGTGATGGCCTTCGATGAACACGGACAGGCCGACAACCTGCAACGCCGCCAGGAGATCACGGCCCGCGCTTACCGGCTGCTGACCGAAGAGGCGGAGTTTCCGCCGCAGGACATCATCTTTGATCCCAATGTGCTGACGGTGGCGACCGGCATCGAGGAACATGACCGCTACGCGCTGGACTTTATCGAGGCGACGCGCTGGATCAAGGCGAATCTGCCGGGAGCGCTGGTGTCGGGCGGCGTGTCCAACGTCTCGTTCTCGTTCCGGGGCAACAACCACGTGCGCGAGGCGATGCACTCGGTCTTCCTGTACCACGCCATCCGCGCCGGGCTGGACATGGGCATCGTGAATGCGGGCATGCTCGCCGTGTACGAGGACATTGAGCCCGAGCTGCGGAACGCCGTGGAGGACGTGATTCTGGCGCGCAGCCCAGAGGCCACCGAGAACCTGCTCGCCCTGGCCGAGCGCTACAAGGGCGTCCGGCGTGAGGCCGCCGCCCAGAGCGAGTGGCGCGAGCGTCCTGTGAACGAGCGGCTTAAGCACGCCCTGATCTCCGGCATCACCGACTTCGTGGTGGAGGATGCCGAGGAAGCGTACCGCGAGCTGGGTTCGCCGCTGAAGGTGATCGAGGGGCCGCTGATGGACGGCATGAACGTGGTGGGCGACCTGTTCGGGGCCGGCAAGATGTTCCTGCCGCAGGTGGTGAAGTCCGCCCGCGTGATGAAACGCGCCGTGGCCCACCTGACTCCGTACATGGAAGCCGAGAAGCAGGAGGCCGGGGGCAAGGGCAAGGTCCTGCTCGCCACCGTCAAGGGCGACGTTCACGACATCGGCAAGAACATCGTAGGCGTGGTGCTCGCCTGCAACGGCTATCAGGTCACGGACCTGGGGGTGATGGTTCAGACCGAGAAGATTCTGGACGAGGCCACCCGCATCGGCGCGGACGTGATCGGCCTGAGCGGACTGATCACTCCCAGCCTGGACGAGATGGTGGGGGTGGCCCGCGAGATGACCCGCCGGGGCATGACCCAGCCGCTGCTGATCGGCGGCGCAACCACCAGCCGCGCGCACACGGCGGTCAAGATCGACCCGGCGTATCCGGGACCCGTGGTGCATGTGCTGGACGCCTCGCGCGCCGTGACCACCACCGCCGACCTGCTCGCCGACCCGGCCAGGGTGCAGGAGCGGGTGCGGGCCGAATACGACGCCCTGCGCGAACGCCACGGCTCCCGCGAGGTCCGTCTGGTGTCCCTTGAGGAGGCGCGTGAACGGGCGCCGCGCCTCCCTCCCAGCCCGGCACCCGCGCCGCGCCAGCCGGGCCGGCAGGTGATCGAGCAGCCGCTGGCCGGGTTGGTGGATTACATCGACTGGACGCCGTTTTTCATCGCCTGGGAGATGAAGGGCATCTACCCCACCATTCTGAGCGACCCGCTGCGCGGCGAGGAAGCCCGCAAACTGTTCGACGACGCCCAGACGCTGCTGCTGCGCGTGATCGATGAAAAGCTGCTTTCGGCCCGGGGCGTGATCGGATTGTGGCCCGTCACCCGGCAGGGCGATGACCTTGTGGTGGAGGCCGGAACACACTCCGACACCGTGGACCACCAGACCCACGAGATCGCGGCGGGGCGTGAGCCGCTGCCCGGAACAGCCACGCTGCACACCCTGCGCCAGCAGCGGGACCAGACCACCCCGAACACCGCCCTGGCCGACTTCATTGCCGGGGGGGACGGCGGCGACCATCTGGGGGCCTTCGCGGTGGCCATCCACGGAGCCGAGGAACTCGCCCGCGCCTTCGAAGCCGACCACGACGACTACAACGCCATTCTGATCAAGGCGCTGGCCGACCGGCTGGCCGAGGCCTTCGCCGAGAAACTGCACCGCGACGTGCGGGTGTCCCACTGGGGCTACGCCCCGGATGAGACGCTGGACAACACGGAGCTGATCCGCGAGCGTTACGCCGGTATCCGGCCCGCACCCGGCTACCCGGCCCAGCCCGACCACACCGAGAAACGCACCCTGTTCCGGCTGCTGGGCGCCGAGGACGTCGGGCTGGAACTCACCGAGTCCTGTGCCATGACGCCCGCCGCCGCCGTTTCGGGGCTGTACTTTGCCCACCCGGAAGCGCGGTACTTCGCAGTGGGCCGCATCGGGCGCGATCAGGTGCAGGACTACGCCGCCCGCAAGGGCTGGACGCTGGAGGAGGCCGAGCGCTGGCTGGGGCCGCTGCTGGCGTATGACCCGGCGCAACAGAACCAGCCGCGGGTGACGACCGCGCCCTCCTCATACCCCGCTGGACCGTCTCCTCAGCCTGCCGCCGGAGGCCGGGCGTGA
- a CDS encoding Fur family transcriptional regulator — protein MSGSALNELQHHLERRGLRVTQPRLRLLEFFLHTEGHFTPEEISERLREAGQPLPIATLYQNLRTFSEHGLIGEVIGRSGEVRYDTNLMPHSHLRCAQCGTLLDIILSLPDLRPQGPGHDWHITGARVELQGVCPDCQAQAAS, from the coding sequence ATGTCTGGATCTGCCCTGAATGAACTGCAACACCATCTGGAACGGCGCGGACTGCGTGTGACCCAGCCGCGCCTGCGGCTGCTGGAATTCTTCCTGCACACCGAGGGCCACTTCACACCGGAAGAAATCTCGGAACGGCTGCGGGAAGCGGGGCAGCCCCTGCCCATCGCCACGCTGTACCAGAACCTGAGGACCTTCAGTGAACACGGCCTGATCGGCGAGGTGATCGGGCGCAGCGGTGAGGTGCGCTACGACACCAACCTGATGCCCCACTCGCACCTGCGCTGCGCTCAGTGCGGCACCCTGCTCGACATCATCCTCAGCCTGCCCGACCTGCGCCCGCAGGGGCCCGGCCACGACTGGCACATCACCGGGGCCAGGGTGGAACTGCAGGGCGTGTGTCCGGACTGCCAGGCACAGGCGGCTTCCTGA
- a CDS encoding catalase yields MIEPKENQQPTSSTQTLTTRQGHPVRNNQNQRTVGTRGPATLENYQFLEKISHFDRERIPERVVHARGAGAHGVFEAYGKVGDESISKYTRAKLFQEKGKQTPVFVRFSTVIHSGHSPETLRDPRGFAVKFYTEDGNWDLVGNNLKVFFIRDAIKFPDVIHSLKPDPVTNRQDGGRIFDFMSNTPESVHMLTFLFSPWGIPANYRQMQGSGVNTYKWVNDKGEGTLVKYHWEPMQGVKNLTQPEAEQIQAKNINHSTQDLYEAIERGDFPQWELRVQIMEDGEHPELDFDPLDDTKIWPEDQFPMLPVGMMTLNRNPENYFAEVEQAAFGTGVLVDGLDFSDDKMLVGRTFSYSDTQRYRVGPNYLQLPINSPRAGVATNQRDGQMTFHVDTAPGHNPHVNYEPSSMNGPQEAPRDLPEHSPHVEGRLQRASIERTNNFKQAGERYRSFEDWERDDLINNLVENISAATPEVQARMVELFTECDADYGRRVAEGLEQVRQNKMKDTREPQLS; encoded by the coding sequence ATGATCGAGCCGAAAGAGAACCAGCAGCCCACCAGCAGCACCCAGACCCTGACGACCCGCCAGGGCCACCCGGTCCGCAACAACCAGAACCAGCGCACGGTAGGAACGCGCGGTCCGGCCACGCTGGAGAACTACCAGTTTCTGGAAAAGATCAGCCACTTTGACCGCGAGCGCATCCCCGAGCGCGTGGTGCATGCGCGCGGCGCGGGCGCACACGGCGTGTTCGAGGCCTACGGCAAGGTCGGCGACGAGAGCATCAGCAAGTACACCCGCGCCAAGCTGTTTCAGGAAAAGGGTAAGCAGACACCTGTCTTCGTGCGCTTCTCCACGGTGATCCACTCGGGCCACTCGCCCGAGACGCTGCGCGACCCGCGTGGCTTCGCAGTCAAGTTCTACACCGAGGACGGCAACTGGGACCTCGTGGGCAACAACCTCAAGGTGTTCTTCATCCGCGACGCCATCAAGTTCCCGGACGTGATTCACTCGCTCAAGCCTGATCCCGTGACCAACCGTCAGGACGGCGGACGCATCTTCGACTTCATGAGCAACACGCCCGAGTCGGTACACATGCTCACCTTCCTGTTCTCGCCGTGGGGGATTCCGGCAAACTACCGCCAGATGCAGGGCAGCGGCGTGAACACCTACAAATGGGTCAACGACAAGGGCGAGGGCACCCTGGTCAAGTACCACTGGGAACCCATGCAGGGCGTCAAGAACCTGACCCAGCCCGAGGCCGAGCAGATTCAGGCCAAGAACATCAACCACTCCACCCAGGATCTGTACGAGGCCATCGAGCGCGGCGACTTCCCGCAGTGGGAACTGCGCGTGCAGATCATGGAGGACGGCGAGCATCCCGAACTCGACTTCGATCCGCTGGACGACACCAAGATCTGGCCCGAAGACCAGTTCCCCATGCTGCCGGTGGGCATGATGACCCTGAACCGCAACCCCGAGAACTACTTTGCGGAAGTGGAACAGGCAGCTTTCGGCACGGGCGTGCTCGTGGACGGTCTGGACTTCAGCGACGACAAGATGCTCGTGGGCCGCACCTTCTCGTACTCGGACACCCAGCGCTACCGTGTGGGACCCAACTACCTGCAGCTGCCCATCAACTCGCCGCGGGCCGGGGTCGCCACCAACCAGCGCGACGGCCAGATGACCTTCCATGTGGACACCGCCCCGGGCCACAACCCGCACGTGAACTATGAGCCGTCAAGCATGAACGGCCCCCAGGAAGCGCCGCGCGACCTGCCCGAGCACAGCCCACACGTTGAGGGCCGCCTGCAGCGCGCGAGCATTGAGCGCACCAACAACTTCAAGCAGGCGGGTGAACGCTACCGCTCCTTTGAGGACTGGGAGCGCGACGACCTGATCAACAACCTCGTCGAGAACATCTCGGCAGCCACGCCGGAAGTCCAGGCACGCATGGTCGAGCTGTTCACCGAGTGCGACGCCGACTATGGCCGCCGTGTGGCCGAGGGACTGGAACAGGTCCGCCAGAACAAGATGAAGGATACCCGCGAGCCTCAGCTGTCCTGA
- a CDS encoding DUF4139 domain-containing protein yields MKRTLMVLSALTLGAAHATDLRIYPSFTEVRQPVQSSGTTLSVSLPQQAWENVLPGSLDLEGLPFIRAAQTLEANWLSGLEGKTVYLERDGKTEPVTLIRARDLLVKDASGRYFNVRYEDLRFETPPPTNPQSPSQTLTYTLPRAGSGTLVYLTRSVAWSPRYTLKASDAGAQLSALADIRNTTELPYDVQNTELYSGDVSVQANPAADVASEAAGFNLRAPAAAPVPKIGSGSELRGLYRYALTTPFTLPANSVITLPFLTPKLSTFERYVGLETYFNVATQEGTLNRFYRFKADQRLPAGPITVREDGRLVGQTGLPETREGGTVDFSLGDDPDVAYTRTVQTVGQVKDSKGTVTKSTYKVTYTFESSKTRAVRAEITERVGGRIIIIDSAAPTRNGGVASLKVDVPAKGKVSKSFTVVVDNS; encoded by the coding sequence ATGAAAAGAACCCTGATGGTGCTCTCGGCCCTGACCCTGGGCGCGGCCCACGCCACCGACCTGCGCATCTACCCCTCCTTTACAGAAGTCCGCCAGCCGGTGCAGAGCAGTGGAACGACCCTCAGCGTCTCGTTGCCCCAGCAGGCCTGGGAGAATGTGCTGCCCGGCTCGCTGGATCTGGAGGGCCTGCCGTTCATCCGCGCGGCGCAGACGCTGGAAGCCAACTGGCTCAGCGGACTGGAGGGCAAGACGGTGTATCTGGAGCGGGACGGCAAGACCGAGCCCGTGACCCTGATTCGGGCCCGTGATCTGCTGGTCAAGGACGCATCTGGCCGGTATTTCAACGTGCGCTACGAGGATCTGCGTTTCGAGACCCCGCCCCCCACCAATCCCCAGAGCCCGTCGCAGACGCTGACCTACACGCTGCCCCGGGCCGGCAGCGGCACGCTCGTGTACCTGACCCGTTCGGTGGCCTGGTCACCGCGCTACACCCTCAAGGCCAGCGACGCAGGCGCTCAGCTCTCGGCCCTGGCCGACATCCGCAACACCACCGAGTTGCCGTATGACGTGCAGAACACCGAGCTCTACTCGGGCGACGTGAGCGTGCAGGCCAATCCGGCGGCGGACGTGGCTTCGGAGGCGGCGGGCTTCAATCTGCGGGCCCCGGCCGCCGCCCCGGTGCCCAAGATCGGAAGTGGATCTGAACTGCGCGGCCTGTACCGCTACGCGCTGACCACCCCGTTTACCTTGCCCGCCAACAGCGTCATCACGCTGCCCTTCCTGACCCCCAAACTCAGCACCTTTGAGCGTTATGTGGGTCTGGAGACGTATTTCAATGTCGCCACCCAGGAGGGCACGCTCAACCGCTTTTACCGCTTCAAGGCCGACCAGCGCCTGCCTGCCGGCCCCATCACCGTGCGTGAGGACGGCCGGCTGGTGGGGCAGACGGGCCTGCCGGAAACCCGCGAGGGCGGCACGGTGGACTTCAGCCTGGGCGATGATCCGGATGTGGCATACACCCGTACCGTCCAGACTGTGGGGCAGGTCAAGGACAGCAAGGGCACGGTCACCAAGAGCACCTACAAGGTCACCTACACCTTCGAGAGCAGCAAGACCCGTGCCGTGCGCGCCGAGATCACGGAGCGGGTGGGCGGACGCATCATCATTATCGACAGCGCCGCCCCGACCAGAAATGGCGGCGTGGCGAGCCTGAAGGTGGATGTTCCGGCAAAGGGCAAGGTCAGCAAGAGCTTCACGGTGGTGGTGGACAACTCCTGA
- a CDS encoding ABC transporter ATP-binding protein has translation MTAPTIVKAPDSRGMADKGETLLDVRNLEKYFPIRGGLLSRVVGNVKAVNDVSFTLARGEVVGLVGESGSGKTTAGRAILRLIEPTGGQVIFNGTDITKLSKGQMRDYRREMQIIFQDPFASLNPRMTVSDIIGEAMQIHNLNPGKGRIDRIAELLQKVGLRPEHMRRYPHEFSGGQRQRIGIARALAVDPMFIVADEPVSALDVSIQAQVVNLLQDLQEELGLTVLFIAHDLAVVEYICDRIIVMYLGRIMEIAPSHELNNNPKHPYTEALLSAAPVPDPTVKRQRIILEGDIPSPINPPSGCVFRTRCRYALDDCAKVVPELREVAPGHFKACIRDDVL, from the coding sequence ATGACCGCCCCAACCATTGTCAAGGCTCCCGATTCGCGCGGCATGGCCGACAAGGGTGAAACCCTGCTGGACGTGCGGAATCTGGAAAAGTACTTTCCGATTCGCGGCGGTCTGCTGTCGCGGGTGGTCGGCAACGTCAAGGCCGTCAACGACGTGTCGTTCACCCTGGCCCGCGGCGAGGTCGTGGGGCTGGTGGGCGAGTCCGGTTCGGGCAAGACCACGGCGGGGCGCGCCATCCTGCGCCTGATCGAGCCCACCGGCGGACAGGTGATCTTCAACGGCACCGACATCACCAAGCTGTCCAAGGGACAGATGCGCGATTACCGCCGCGAGATGCAGATCATCTTCCAGGACCCCTTCGCCTCCCTTAACCCGCGCATGACCGTGTCGGACATCATCGGCGAGGCCATGCAGATTCACAACCTGAATCCGGGCAAGGGCCGCATTGACCGCATTGCGGAGCTGCTGCAGAAGGTGGGCCTGCGCCCCGAACACATGCGGCGCTACCCGCACGAATTCTCCGGCGGTCAGCGCCAGCGCATCGGGATTGCGCGCGCCCTGGCGGTCGATCCCATGTTCATCGTGGCCGACGAGCCGGTCTCGGCGCTCGACGTGTCGATTCAGGCGCAGGTGGTCAACCTGCTGCAGGACCTGCAAGAAGAGCTGGGCCTGACCGTGCTGTTCATCGCGCACGACCTGGCCGTGGTGGAGTACATCTGCGACCGCATCATCGTGATGTACCTGGGCCGCATCATGGAGATTGCTCCCAGCCACGAGCTGAACAACAACCCCAAGCACCCCTACACCGAGGCGCTGCTGTCGGCCGCGCCGGTGCCCGACCCCACGGTCAAGCGCCAGCGCATCATCCTGGAAGGCGACATTCCCAGCCCGATCAATCCGCCCTCGGGCTGCGTGTTCCGCACACGCTGCCGCTACGCCCTGGACGACTGCGCCAAGGTGGTGCCCGAGCTGCGTGAAGTCGCGCCCGGACACTTCAAGGCCTGCATCCGCGACGACGTTCTGTAA
- a CDS encoding methylenetetrahydrofolate reductase produces the protein MTSRVSIELVPRSRSGLRAELAAVAAHLPGVDTVNVPDLTRFSTRSWQGCAFARPRYRAIPHIRAVDLNPREPLAMAAHLDEHGLDEVLIVSGDAPADMSARVYDVSTVEAIRRFARELPQVRVYAGLDPYRQSLARERDYLARKLDAGAIGFFTQPFFDLRLMQTYADLIPEGAQVWWGATSITEEPTLNYWRARNHAVFPRSFQPTLEWNRAFAAQVLAFAGERSQHAYFMPVRADIRGYLGGIV, from the coding sequence GTGACCTCCCGCGTTTCCATCGAACTCGTTCCCCGCTCGCGCTCGGGGCTGCGCGCCGAACTCGCGGCGGTGGCCGCGCATCTGCCGGGGGTAGACACGGTGAATGTGCCGGATCTGACGCGCTTTTCCACGCGTTCGTGGCAGGGCTGCGCCTTCGCCCGCCCCCGCTACCGGGCGATTCCCCACATCCGGGCGGTGGACCTCAATCCGCGTGAACCGCTGGCGATGGCCGCACATCTGGACGAACATGGCCTGGATGAGGTCCTGATCGTGTCCGGAGACGCCCCCGCCGACATGAGCGCGCGGGTGTACGACGTGAGCACCGTGGAAGCCATCCGCCGCTTTGCGCGCGAGCTGCCGCAGGTGCGGGTCTACGCCGGCCTGGACCCCTACCGCCAGTCGCTGGCGCGCGAGCGCGATTACCTGGCGCGCAAGCTCGACGCCGGGGCCATCGGCTTTTTCACCCAGCCGTTTTTCGACCTGAGACTGATGCAGACCTACGCCGACCTGATTCCAGAAGGCGCGCAGGTGTGGTGGGGCGCGACCTCCATCACCGAGGAACCGACCCTGAACTACTGGCGGGCACGCAACCACGCCGTCTTTCCCCGCAGCTTCCAGCCGACCCTGGAATGGAACCGCGCCTTCGCGGCGCAGGTGCTCGCCTTTGCCGGCGAGCGCAGCCAGCACGCCTACTTCATGCCGGTACGGGCCGACATACGCGGGTATCTGGGCGGCATTGTTTAA